AGACTGAGTAATCAACTGGACACTGAGTAATAAACTGGAGACTGAGTAATAAACAGCAGACTGTGTAATCAACTGGACACTGAGTAATAAACTGGAGACTGAGTAATAAACTGGAGACTGAGTAATAAACTGGAGACTGAGTAATAAACAGCAGACTGAGTAATCAACTGGAGACTGAGTAATAAACTGGAGACTGAGTAATAAACAGGAGACTGAGTAATCAACTGGAGACTGAGTAATAAACAGCAGACTGTGTACTCAACTGGACACTGAGTAATAAACTGGAGACTGAGTAATAAACTGGAGACTGAGTAACAAACAGCAGACTGAATAATAAATAGCAGACTGAGTAATAAACTGGAGTCTGAGTAATAAACAGCAGACTGAGTAATCAACTGGACACTGAGTAATAAACTGGACACTGAGTAATCAACTGGAGACTGAGTAATCAACTGGAGACTGAGTAATCAACAGCAGACTGAGTAATAAACAAACTGAGTAATAAACTGGAGACTGAGTAATAAACTGGAGACTGAGTAATAAACAGCAGATTGAGTAATAAACAGCAGACTGAGTAATAAACTGGAGACTGAGTAATAAACAGCAAACTGAGTAATCAACTGGAGACTGAGTAATCAACTGGACACTGAGTAATAAACTGGAGACTGAGTAATAAACAGCAGACTGTGTAATCAACTGGACACTGAGTAATAAACTGGAGACTGAGTAATAAACTGGAGACTGAGTAATAAACTGGAGACTGAGTAATAAACAGCAGACTGAGTAATCAACTGGAGACTGAGTAATAAACTGGAGACTGAGTAATAAACAGGAGACTGAGTAATCAACTGGAGACTGAGTAATAAACAGCAGACTGTGTACTCAACTGGACACTGAGTAATAAACTGGAGACTGAGTAATAAACAGCAGACTGAATAATAAATAGCAGACAGAGTAATAAACTGGAGTCTGAGTAATAAACAGCAGACTGAGTAATCAACTGGACACTGAGTAATAAACTGGACACTGAGTAATCAACTGGAGACTGAGTAATCAACTGGAGACTGAGTAATCAACAGCAGACTGAGTAATAAACAAACTGAGTAATAAACTGGAGACTGAGTAATAAACAGCAGATTGAGTAATAAACAGCAGATTGAGTAATAAACTGGAGACTGAGTAATAAACAGCAGATTGAGTAATAAACAGCAGATTGAGTAATAAACTGGAGACTGAGTAATAAACAGCAAACTGAGTAATCAACTGGAGACTGAGTAATCAACTGGACACTGAGTAATAAACTGGAGACTGAGTAATAAACAGCAGACTGTGTAATCAACTGGACACTGAGTAATAAACTGGAGACTGAGTAATAAACTGGAGACTGAGTAATAAACTGGAGACTGAGTAATAAACAGCAGACTGAGTAATCAACTGGAGACTGAGTAATAAACTGGAGACTGAGTAATAAACAGGAGACTGAGTAATCAACTGGAGACTGAGTAATCAACTGGAGACTGAGTAATAAACAGCAGACTGTGTACTCAACTGGACACTGAGTAATAAACTGGAGACTGAGTAATAAACTGGAGACTGAGTAACAAACAGCAGACTGAGTAATAAATAGCAGACTGAGTAATAAACTGGAGTCTGAGTAATAAACAGCAGACTGAGTAATCAACTGGACACTGAGTAATAAACTGGAGACTGAGTAATAAACTGAAGACTGAGTAATAAACTGGAGACTGAGTAATAAACTGGAGACTGAGTAATAAACAGCAGACTGAGTAATAAACAGCAGACTGAGTAATAAACAGCAGACTGAGTAATCAACTGGAGACCGAGTAAACAACTGGAGACTGAGTAATAAACAGCAAACTGAGTAATCAACTGGAGACTGAGTAATCAACTGGAGACTGAGTAATAAACTGGAGACTGAGTAATAAACTGGAGACTGAGTAATAAACAGCAGACACAGGTTGGTGAAACTGGCTACATTTATTGTGTCCTGCTGGGGTGTGCTCCCCCGGCACTCTGTACTCggctgctctctccctgcttcgcTCCCTTGGCTTTGGGCTGATTGAATTGTCGTTCCTCTTCCTGCCTGAGGAGGTCAGCCTGCCGCCCCTCCCACCTCTCCATCCCTCGCTCCATCTCATTGGTCAGCATCAGTATCCGTctctatcagagagagagagagagagagagtgagagatgttggcagggcgtgagagagagacatacaaagtgggggggggggagagagagagacatgggggtgcgagagagagagagacatggagagcgagagaggggtgtgagagagaggtcAGTGGGGTAGGAACAGACTGACTGTCAGgatggagagacggggagagagggggagggagagagggtcagtggcGTGGGATCAGACTGATcgtcaggatggagagagggggagggagagagggtcagtggagtaggaacagactgaccgtcaggatggagagagggggagggagagagggagagagggtcagtggagtaggaacagactgaccgtcaggatggagagagggggaagggagagagggagagagggtcagtggagtaggaacagactgaccgtcaggatggagagagggagagggagagagggtcagtggagtaggaacagactgaccgtcaggatggagagagggggagggagagagggagagagggtcagtggagtaggaacagactgaccgtcaggatggagagagggggagggagagagggagagagggtcagcggagtaggaacagactgaccgtcaggatggagagagggggagggagagagggtcagtggagtaggaacagactgaccatcaggatggagagagggggagggagagagggagagagggtcagtggagtaggaacagactgaccgtcaggatggagagagggggagggagagagggagagagggtcagtggagtaggaacagactgaccgtcaggatggagagagggggagggagagagggagagagggtcagtggagtaggaacagactgaccgtcaggatggagagagggggagggagagagggtcagtggagtaGGAACAGACTGACAGTCAGcttggagagagggggagggagagagggtcagtggagtaggaacagactgaccgtcaggatggagagagggggagggagagagggagagagggtcagtggagtaggaacagactgaccgtcaggatggagagagggggagggagagagagggtcagtggagtaggaacagactgaccgtcaggatggagagagggggagggagagagggagagagggtcagtggagtaggaacagactgaccgtcaggatggagagagggggagggagagagggagagagggtcagtggagtaGGAACAGACTGACTGTCAGGatggagagacggggagggagagagggtcagtggagtaggaacagactgaccgtcaggatggagagagggggagggagagagggtcagtggagtaggaacagactgaccgtcaggatggagagagggggagggagagagggtcagtggagtaGGAACAGACTGACCGTCAGcttggagagagggggagggagagagggtcagtggagtaggaacagactgaacgtcaggatggagagagggggagggagagagggtcagtggagtaggaacagactgaacatcaggatggagagagggggagggagagagggagagagggtcagtggagtaGGAACAGACTTACcgtcaggatggagagagggggagggagagagggagagagggtcagtggagtaggaacagactgaccgtcaggatggagagagggggagggagagagggagagagggtcagtggagtaggaacagactgaccgtcaggatggagagagggggaggaagagagggtCAGTGGAGTGGGAACAGACTGACCGTCAGcttggagagagggggagggagagagggggagagagagagggggaaggagagagggggagggagagaaggggagtgggggagggagagaaggggagtgggagagggggagggggagaggggggagagggggagagggggagggagagagggggagggagagagggggagggagagagggggagggagagagggtcagtggagtGGGATCAGACTGAccgtcaggatggagagagagggagggagggggagggagagagggagagagggtcagtggagtGGGAACAGACTGACCGtcaggatggagggagggagagagggtcagtggagtGGGATCAGACTGACCGtcaggatggagggagggggagggagagagggggagagggaggagagggtcagtggaGTCGGAACAGACTGACCatcaggagggagagagggagagagagggggagggagggagagagggtcagtggagtGGGAACAGACTGACTGTCAGGATGGAGAGAGGGGTAGGGAGAGAGGGTCAGTAGAGTGGGAACAGACTGACcgtcaggatggagagagggggagggagagagggggagggagagagggagggtcagTGGAGTAGGAACAGACTGACGGTCAGGAtggagcgagggggagggagagagggtcagtggagtGGGAACAGACTGACcgtcaggatggagagagggggagggagagagggggagggagagagggggagggagagagggggagggagagagggggagggagagaggaggagggagagagggggagggagagggagggtcagtggagtaggaacagactgaccgtcaggatggagagagggtcagtggagtaGGAACAGACTAACCGTCAGGATggagagaggatggagagagggggagggggagagggagagagagtcagtggagTAGGAACGGACTGACCGTCAGGATggagagaggatggagagagggggagggggagaggtagagagagagtcagtggagTAGGAACGGACTGACCGTCAGGATggagagaggatggagagagggtcagtggagtaGGAACAGACTGACCGTCAGGAGTgagagaggatggagagagggggagggggagagggagagagagtcagtggagTAGGAACGGACTGACcgtcaggatggagagagggggagggagagagagggtcagtggagtaggaacagactgaccgtcaggatggagagagggggagggagagagagggtcagtggagtaggaacagactgaccgtcaggatggagagagggggagggagagagagggtcagtggagtaGGAACAGACTGACCGTCAGGACGGAGAgcggatggagagagggggagggggtgagggagagagggacagtggAGTAGGCTGACCGTCAGGATGGTGAGAGGatggaaagagggggagggagagagggtcagtggagtaGGAACAGACTGACCATCAGGATggagagaggatggagagagggggagggggagagggtcagtggagtAGGAACAGATTGATCGTCGGGATggagagaggatggagagaggggtaggggagagggtcagtggagtaggaacagactgaccgtcaggatggagagagggggagggggtgagggagagagtgtcagtGGAGTAGGAACGGACTGACCGTCAGGATGGAGAGAGgaatgagagagggggagggagagagggtcagtggagtaGGAACAGACTGACCGTCAGGACGGAGGGGGGAtggatggagggggagggagagagagggtcagtggagtGGGAACAGACTGACcgtcaggatggagagagggggagggagagagggtcagtggagtaGGAACAGACTGACTGTCAGgatggagagaaggggagggagagagagggtcagtggagtGGGAACAGACTGACCGTCAGGATggagagaggatggagagagggggagggagagacagggtcagtggagtaggaacagactgactgtcaggatggagagagggggagggagagcgggtcagtggagtaggaacagactgaccgtcaggatggagagaggatggagagagggggagggagagagggtcagtggagtaGGAACAGACTGACTGTCAGgatggagagaaggggagggagagagagggtcagtggagtaggaacagactgaccatcaggatggagagagggtggagagagggggagggagagagggtcagtggagtaggaacagactgaccgtcaggatggagagaggatggagagagggggagggagagagggtcagtggagtaGGAACAGATTGACCGTCGGGATggagagaggatggagagagggggaggggagagggtcagtggagtAGGAACAGACTGACCGTCAGGATGGAgacagggggagggggtgagggagagagggtcagtggagtaGGAACAGACTGACCGTCGGGATggagagaggatggagagagggggaggggagagggtcagtggagtaggaacagactgaccgtcaggatggagagagggggagggggtgagggagagagggtcagtggagtaGGAACAGACTGACCATCAGGAAGaagagaggatggagagagggggagggagagagggtcagtggagtaGGAACAGATTGACCGTCGGGATggagagaggatggagagagggggaggggagagggtcagtggagtaggaacagactgaccgtcaggatggagagagggggagggggtgagggagagagggtcagtggagtaggaacagactgaccgtcaggatggagagaggatggagagagggggagggagagagggtcagtggagtaggaacagactgaccgtcaggatggagagagggggagggggtgagggagagagggtcagtggagtaggaacagactgaccgtcaggatggagagaggatggagagagggggagggagagagggtcagtggagtGGGAACAGACTGACCGTCAGGATggagagaggatggagagagggggagggagagagggtcagtggagtaggaacagactgaccgtcaggatggagagagggggagggggtgagggagagagggtcagtggagtaggaacagactgaccgtcaggatggagagaggatggagagagggggagggagagagggtcagtggagtGGGAACAGACTGACCGTCAGGATggagagaggatggagagagggggagggagagagggtcagtggagtaggaacagactgaccgtcaggatggagagaggatggagagagggggagggagagagggtcagtggagtaGGAACAGACTGACTGTCAGgatggagagaaggggagggagagagggggagggagagagggtcagtggagtaGGAACAGACTGACTGTCAGgatggagagaaggggagggagagagagggtcagtggagtaGGAACAGACTGACCATCAGGATGGAGAGAGGATGGAGAGACACGAAGAGAGTAGGAAGCTGAGCTAAGCCGAAGGAAACTCACCGCCATCTTTTCTGTCTCCTGCTGCCTACGAGTCTGTCCCTTTAAGGGGGGTGCGGGTCTCCCATCTGATGAGCAAGATAGACAGGAGAGTGAGCCACTGCACACAGGGAGATCCCATCAGCAAACCCAaactctccaaactgc
This genomic window from Heterodontus francisci isolate sHetFra1 chromosome 34, sHetFra1.hap1, whole genome shotgun sequence contains:
- the mrpl52 gene encoding 39S ribosomal protein L52, mitochondrial, which translates into the protein MWRCLCVPLIPGVRFLSCGTMCRAGSQWRLGLGMARSGTEYGPMTDLPDWSFADGRPAPPLKGQTRRQQETEKMARRILMLTNEMERGMERWEGRQADLLRQEEERQFNQPKAKGAKQGESSRVQSAGGAHPSRTQ